A window from Ignavibacteriota bacterium encodes these proteins:
- a CDS encoding 1,4-dihydroxy-2-naphthoate polyprenyltransferase: MTESIKALTKLDTWILASRPKTLPAAVVPVLIGTSIVSFETKVNFLASAVALICAVLIQIGTNFVNDLYDYLSGADNETRKGPLRVLASGLITVSEMKFAIFLVFLTTFILGLYLVYISTWITLLIGILSIFAGIAYTAGPYPLAYNGLGDVFVFLFFGVVGTVGTYYVQVVEISAMAIWASIPVGALITNILVVNNYRDIDEDKEVGKNTLAVKMGRRFTQYQYLVFMILSYLILFVVYFTYNQRLFVFLPLLTLPLSIKLIRMIFSYTGKELNKTLELTAKLSAFYGFLFAIGILL; the protein is encoded by the coding sequence ATGACTGAATCAATAAAAGCATTAACGAAATTAGATACTTGGATTTTAGCAAGTCGTCCTAAAACTTTACCGGCTGCTGTTGTACCGGTTTTAATTGGAACCTCAATAGTTTCATTTGAAACAAAAGTAAATTTTCTTGCTTCTGCTGTTGCATTAATTTGTGCTGTATTAATTCAAATAGGTACAAACTTTGTAAATGATTTGTATGATTATTTATCTGGCGCTGACAATGAAACAAGAAAAGGTCCGCTAAGAGTTTTAGCTTCCGGTTTAATTACAGTTAGTGAAATGAAATTTGCAATCTTTCTTGTTTTTCTAACAACTTTTATTTTAGGATTGTATTTAGTTTACATTTCAACGTGGATAACTTTGCTTATTGGAATTCTTTCAATATTTGCAGGAATTGCTTACACTGCCGGTCCATATCCGCTTGCTTACAATGGATTGGGCGATGTTTTTGTTTTTCTATTTTTTGGAGTTGTTGGCACAGTTGGTACTTATTACGTTCAAGTTGTTGAAATTTCAGCTATGGCAATTTGGGCTTCAATTCCGGTTGGAGCATTAATTACAAATATTCTTGTCGTAAATAATTACAGAGATATTGATGAAGATAAAGAAGTTGGTAAAAATACACTTGCAGTTAAAATGGGAAGACGTTTTACACAATACCAGTATTTGGTTTTCATGATTTTGTCATATTTAATTTTGTTTGTTGTTTACTTCACATACAATCAAAGATTGTTTGTTTTTCTTCCTTTGTTAACTTTACCATTATCAATAAAATTAATTAGAATGATTTTTTCATACACTGGTAAAGAGCTTAATAAAACATTGGAATTAACTGCAAAACTTTCTGCATTTTACGGATTTCTTTTCGCAATTGGAATACTTTTATAA
- the menH gene encoding 2-succinyl-6-hydroxy-2,4-cyclohexadiene-1-carboxylate synthase: MILKIDNLEFNLEYDEENLHSKIPILFLHGFTGNLNDWKFLEDKIPQYFTPIFIDLIGHGKTSSPNNAEFYSSKSQVAFLKKLIDELNLTRIIICGYSMGGRLALDFAYEFPQNIIALILESTSFGIQDEKDKLERIKNDFQISKKLDEITLEEFLDFWFELPLFNSLNKMPQEKLLQIKTERIISNNKIGLKNSLIGFSTGKMKDYYALANNLSMKIFLITGELDSKFTQIGKSILPKLANGKLEIIHDVGHNTHLEKPEEFLKLIIKFLLNILDNK; encoded by the coding sequence TAGAATATGATGAAGAAAATTTACATTCAAAAATACCAATTTTATTTTTGCATGGATTTACCGGAAATTTAAATGATTGGAAATTTCTTGAGGATAAAATCCCACAATATTTTACTCCTATTTTTATTGATTTAATTGGACACGGAAAAACATCATCCCCGAATAATGCCGAATTTTATTCATCAAAATCACAAGTTGCATTTCTTAAAAAATTAATTGATGAACTTAATTTGACTAGAATTATAATTTGCGGATATTCAATGGGCGGAAGACTTGCACTTGATTTTGCTTATGAATTTCCACAAAATATAATTGCTTTGATTTTAGAAAGTACATCTTTTGGAATTCAAGATGAAAAAGATAAATTAGAAAGAATAAAAAATGATTTTCAAATTTCTAAGAAATTAGATGAAATTACGTTAGAAGAATTTTTAGATTTTTGGTTTGAACTTCCGCTATTCAATTCACTAAATAAAATGCCTCAAGAAAAATTATTACAAATAAAAACTGAAAGAATAATATCCAATAATAAAATTGGGTTGAAAAATTCCTTAATTGGGTTCAGCACCGGAAAAATGAAAGATTATTATGCTTTAGCAAATAATTTATCAATGAAAATATTTTTAATTACCGGTGAACTTGATTCAAAATTTACTCAGATTGGAAAATCAATTTTACCAAAATTAGCAAATGGGAAATTAGAAATTATACATGACGTGGGGCACAATACTCATTTAGAAAAGCCGGAAGAATTTCTTAAATTAATTATCAAATTTTTACTAAATATTTTGGACAATAAATGA
- a CDS encoding acyl-CoA thioesterase produces the protein MFSVEYKVMFSDTDPGGIVFFANYLKIAHFAYEQFFASLNLKRNFFLDDEFVIPIIKTNAEFKSPVKFGDKIICGIYVDEIGITSFTLKYDLIVNDKISAEVKTTHVFVKKSDFKKTDLPNDLRQILKEHLI, from the coding sequence ATGTTCAGCGTTGAATACAAAGTGATGTTTTCTGATACGGATCCGGGAGGAATTGTATTTTTTGCCAACTATCTTAAAATAGCACACTTTGCATACGAACAATTTTTTGCTAGTTTAAATTTGAAAAGAAATTTTTTTCTTGATGATGAATTTGTTATTCCTATTATAAAAACAAATGCCGAGTTTAAGTCTCCGGTAAAATTTGGAGATAAAATAATTTGTGGAATTTACGTTGATGAAATCGGCATAACATCATTTACATTAAAATATGATTTAATTGTAAATGATAAAATTTCTGCAGAAGTTAAAACCACTCATGTTTTTGTTAAAAAATCAGATTTTAAAAAGACGGATTTGCCAAACGATTTAAGACAAATTCTTAAAGAACATCTAATTTAA
- a CDS encoding acyl--CoA ligase, with the protein MKIKSQNNFWLIQQFKKNPETIFIKNNSSEFTFSQVFELSKMTSQYFVKKGIKNGNHVAIISENNLDFIITVNALWFVGAIPILINNRLKENEIINLLKHSDSDFLIIIGKKFNSLLIEKINKIYFHLDKLKSPNNFNDFVKLDVNKTAVMIYSSGSTGNPKLVQITFKNLFSSFTSADKLIKHSPNDIWLASLPFFHIGGFSIFTRAILSGSILAIPKSLKENDLFDAIKKFKPTLISLVPTMLKRILENQKRKLESIRIAFIGGGPSTQKLISDSIKNNFPICTVYGSTETSSMVTFADFNNLKKHGISAGITFPNVELKIINKNYKKITNGKVGEIVITSDSIALSYYKNEKINNLKIGKFFTNDLGKIDENGNLQVLGRKDDIVISGGENISLNEIRNLLLEKFKYEFETLKIADENWGESYFLIIEAKKSIKIKNEITQYLRKNIASYKLPKEILFVNKFPRTELGKIKKSDLVKILN; encoded by the coding sequence ATGAAAATAAAATCGCAAAATAATTTTTGGTTAATACAGCAATTCAAAAAAAATCCTGAAACTATTTTTATTAAGAATAATTCAAGCGAATTTACATTTTCTCAAGTTTTTGAATTATCAAAAATGACTTCACAATATTTTGTTAAAAAAGGAATTAAAAATGGTAATCACGTTGCAATAATTTCTGAAAATAATTTGGATTTTATTATTACTGTAAATGCACTTTGGTTTGTTGGCGCAATTCCGATTTTGATAAATAACAGACTTAAAGAAAATGAAATAATAAATTTATTGAAACATTCAGATTCAGATTTTTTAATAATTATTGGGAAAAAATTTAATTCATTGTTGATTGAGAAAATAAACAAGATATATTTTCATTTAGACAAATTAAAATCTCCAAATAACTTTAATGATTTTGTAAAATTAGATGTAAATAAAACGGCGGTAATGATTTATTCATCCGGTTCAACCGGAAATCCGAAATTAGTTCAAATCACGTTTAAAAATTTATTTTCAAGTTTTACTTCTGCTGATAAATTAATTAAACATTCTCCAAATGATATTTGGCTTGCTTCGCTTCCGTTTTTTCACATCGGCGGATTTTCAATTTTTACGCGCGCAATTTTATCTGGCTCAATTTTGGCAATTCCAAAATCACTAAAAGAAAATGATTTGTTTGATGCAATTAAAAAATTCAAACCGACTTTAATATCATTAGTTCCAACAATGCTTAAACGAATTTTAGAAAATCAAAAGCGAAAATTAGAAAGTATTAGAATTGCATTTATTGGCGGAGGTCCATCAACGCAAAAATTAATATCTGATTCAATAAAAAATAATTTTCCAATTTGTACAGTTTACGGTTCCACTGAAACCTCATCAATGGTAACTTTTGCTGATTTTAATAATTTAAAAAAACATGGAATTTCTGCGGGAATTACTTTTCCAAATGTTGAACTAAAAATTATAAACAAAAATTATAAAAAAATTACCAATGGAAAAGTTGGTGAAATTGTAATTACATCGGATTCTATTGCTTTATCTTACTATAAGAATGAAAAGATTAATAATTTGAAAATTGGAAAATTCTTCACAAACGATTTAGGGAAAATTGATGAAAATGGAAATCTGCAAGTTTTAGGAAGAAAAGATGATATTGTAATTTCCGGCGGAGAAAATATTTCATTAAATGAAATTAGAAATTTACTTTTAGAAAAATTTAAATATGAATTTGAAACTTTAAAAATTGCCGATGAAAATTGGGGAGAATCTTATTTTCTAATTATTGAAGCTAAAAAATCAATAAAAATTAAAAATGAAATAACTCAATATTTGAGAAAAAATATTGCATCGTATAAACTTCCAAAAGAAATATTATTTGTAAATAAATTTCCAAGAACCGAATTGGGAAAAATTAAAAAAAGTGATTTAGTAAAAATATTAAATTAG
- the menB gene encoding 1,4-dihydroxy-2-naphthoyl-CoA synthase, translating into MSFNWKKVKEYKDIIYEKNEGIAKITINRPEKRNAFRPETVLEMYDAFSDSREDPEIGVILLTGYGPAKDGKYAFCSGGDQKIRGDQGYVGGDGIPRLNVLDLQKLIRSIPKPVIALVAGYAIGGGHVLHVICDLTIAADNAVFGQTGPKVGSFDGGFGSSYLARIVGQKKAREIWYLCKQYNAEEAEKMGLVNKVVPVEKLEEEGIAWAKQILEHSPLSIRLLKSAFNAELDGQAGIQELAGNATLLYYMSEEAQEGKKAYNEKRKPDFKKFPRVP; encoded by the coding sequence ATGAGTTTTAATTGGAAAAAAGTTAAAGAATATAAAGATATCATTTACGAAAAAAATGAAGGTATTGCAAAAATAACAATTAACAGACCAGAAAAGAGAAATGCATTCCGACCCGAAACAGTTTTGGAAATGTATGATGCATTTTCCGATTCTCGTGAAGATCCCGAAATTGGTGTAATTTTATTAACCGGTTACGGTCCAGCAAAAGATGGGAAATATGCATTTTGCTCCGGCGGTGATCAGAAAATTCGTGGTGATCAAGGTTATGTTGGGGGAGATGGAATTCCAAGATTAAATGTTTTGGATTTACAAAAATTAATTAGGAGTATTCCCAAACCAGTAATAGCATTAGTTGCCGGGTATGCAATTGGCGGTGGTCATGTTTTACATGTTATTTGCGATTTAACAATTGCTGCTGACAATGCTGTATTTGGTCAAACCGGACCAAAAGTTGGAAGTTTTGACGGTGGTTTCGGTTCAAGTTATTTAGCAAGAATTGTGGGACAAAAAAAAGCCAGAGAAATTTGGTATTTGTGTAAACAATACAACGCAGAAGAAGCAGAAAAAATGGGACTCGTAAATAAAGTTGTTCCGGTTGAAAAATTAGAAGAGGAAGGAATTGCTTGGGCTAAACAAATTTTGGAACATAGTCCGCTTTCAATTCGATTATTAAAATCTGCATTCAATGCAGAATTAGATGGACAAGCTGGCATTCAAGAATTAGCTGGAAATGCAACACTGCTTTATTATATGAGTGAAGAAGCTCAAGAAGGTAAAAAAGCATATAACGAAAAAAGAAAACCGGATTTTAAAAAATTTCCACGAGTGCCTTAA